From Paenibacillus sp. V4I7, one genomic window encodes:
- a CDS encoding fatty acid desaturase — MSQQDKGGWRSDIAPYERPHIKYSVWQIINTLGPFFMLWYFAFLSLSVSIWLTFVLDIIAAGFLIRIFIIFHDCCHKSFFKNKLANEIVGTLTGILTFVPYHQWRHTHSVHHASSGNLDRRGVGDIWTLTVDEYMASSPLRRLYYRVYRNPFVMFIVGPIFIFLIDYRFNRKKAGMKERMNTYITNLGIVGSIVLLCWGMGWESFLLVQGPMFLISGMAGIWLFYVQHNYEDSYYENDAEWDYMKAAMHGSSFYKLPRVLHWITGNIGFHHIHHLSPRVPNYYLEKVHNKNAELRKVQTVTLRTSLESLKFRIWNEESKKFIQFKDLKPFKSKRIIETLKTKAE; from the coding sequence ATGAGTCAACAAGACAAAGGTGGGTGGCGGTCTGACATCGCGCCTTACGAAAGACCACATATCAAGTACAGTGTGTGGCAAATCATTAATACATTAGGTCCCTTTTTTATGCTTTGGTATTTCGCTTTTCTAAGTCTTTCGGTTTCTATCTGGCTTACGTTCGTGCTAGACATTATTGCAGCAGGATTCCTGATTCGAATCTTCATTATTTTCCATGATTGCTGTCACAAATCTTTTTTCAAAAATAAATTAGCGAATGAAATTGTTGGTACACTTACAGGCATTTTGACGTTTGTCCCTTATCATCAGTGGCGTCATACCCACTCCGTCCATCACGCATCCAGCGGTAATTTGGATCGCAGAGGTGTCGGCGATATCTGGACACTAACGGTTGACGAATATATGGCATCTTCTCCGCTTAGAAGACTTTATTATCGGGTTTACAGAAATCCGTTTGTGATGTTTATTGTCGGACCCATTTTCATCTTTTTGATTGATTACCGTTTTAATCGCAAAAAAGCAGGAATGAAAGAACGTATGAATACGTACATCACGAACTTGGGCATTGTTGGAAGTATCGTGCTGCTTTGTTGGGGTATGGGTTGGGAATCATTCCTCCTAGTCCAAGGTCCAATGTTTCTAATTTCAGGTATGGCTGGGATTTGGCTTTTCTACGTTCAGCACAACTATGAAGACTCATACTATGAGAATGACGCGGAATGGGATTATATGAAGGCAGCTATGCATGGAAGCTCTTTCTACAAATTGCCTAGAGTTCTGCACTGGATTACAGGTAATATCGGCTTTCACCATATTCACCATCTGAGCCCGCGAGTTCCTAATTACTATTTGGAAAAGGTTCATAACAAGAACGCTGAGCTGCGCAAAGTTCAGACGGTTACTCTGAGGACAAGCTTAGAATCCCTTAAGTTCCGTATTTGGAACGAGGAATCAAAGAAGTTCATACAGTTCAAAGATCTCAAGCCTTTCAAGTCGAAAAGAATCATCGAGACGCTCAAAACGAAGGCAGAGTAA
- a CDS encoding TetR/AcrR family transcriptional regulator → MQVLKDDVKKSIRQAALSEFKKHGYMKASIRHIADAAGITPGNIYRYFKNKEDLFYELIQPVYEQLASYTLEIKNEVDFKLCKETADHLVILRKIDATILQLFKQSSVELTILLNLSEGSRYETVKQELITLVYQILENVFATTKETPAPLEVNEQQSARMLAVTLIEGMSLILRDYEDGDTIKVLVDELLYLYSAGISEKIKLQGQC, encoded by the coding sequence ATGCAGGTATTAAAAGATGACGTAAAAAAGAGTATCCGCCAAGCGGCATTGTCCGAATTCAAGAAACATGGTTATATGAAAGCTTCTATACGGCATATTGCAGACGCTGCGGGTATTACACCGGGCAATATTTATCGGTATTTTAAAAACAAAGAAGACCTATTCTATGAGTTGATTCAACCGGTCTATGAGCAGCTTGCTTCTTACACCCTAGAGATCAAGAATGAGGTTGATTTCAAATTGTGCAAGGAAACTGCTGATCATCTCGTTATTTTGCGTAAAATTGATGCGACGATTTTGCAGCTTTTCAAGCAATCGAGTGTTGAATTAACTATCCTCCTAAATCTGAGTGAAGGCTCACGGTACGAAACCGTGAAACAGGAACTCATTACTTTGGTGTATCAAATTTTGGAGAACGTGTTCGCCACCACGAAGGAAACTCCGGCCCCGCTCGAAGTGAATGAGCAGCAATCTGCCCGGATGCTAGCTGTCACGCTTATAGAGGGCATGAGCCTTATTCTGCGCGATTATGAGGATGGCGATACCATTAAGGTGCTAGTTGATGAGCTGTTGTACCTGTATTCTGCGGGTATTTCAGAAAAAATAAAGCTTCAAGGACAGTGCTAA
- the thrC gene encoding threonine synthase — MEYISTRGKVEPIGFIDAILMGLADDGGLLVPKHIPQLSADTLQKWQQLSYSELALEIFSLYVNNEIPRNELKQLVDDSYATFRDDAVTPVKRLNDGTYVLELFHGPTFAFKDIALQFLGNLYSYVSRKTNSIIHILGATSGDTGASAIEGVRGKEGIRICILHPHGKVSKVQELQMTTVDDANVLNLSVEGTFDDCQRIIKELFADVEFKHRYHLRAINSINIARILAQTVYYFYAYFQLAKNNQAEKVNFSVPTGNFGDIFAGYLAQKMGLPIHKLILATNENNILERFVQDGVYQPGAFRGTHSPSMDIQVASNFERYLFYLYGEDAQAVSAIMDQFKAEGRVVIPADKLQAVQADFAAYGVQNEECLDTISEYYEKYAYLLDPHTACGVAAADKLAVDGEVTVALSTAHPAKFDESIRLRSIEQTYPQQIQALFDKPQFQTVVGGTNDEIKDQLVKFF; from the coding sequence ATGGAATACATTAGCACTCGCGGAAAAGTAGAACCCATCGGCTTCATTGATGCCATCTTGATGGGATTGGCAGACGACGGCGGTTTACTTGTTCCTAAGCATATCCCACAATTATCGGCAGACACGTTACAGAAGTGGCAACAGCTCTCCTACTCGGAGTTGGCTCTTGAAATCTTCTCGCTATATGTGAATAACGAAATCCCTCGCAATGAGCTGAAGCAGCTCGTTGACGATAGCTATGCAACCTTTCGGGATGACGCTGTGACACCGGTCAAACGTCTGAACGACGGCACGTACGTGCTGGAATTGTTCCACGGACCTACTTTTGCTTTCAAAGACATCGCTCTTCAATTCTTGGGCAATCTCTACTCGTACGTATCTCGCAAAACGAATTCGATTATCCATATTCTTGGAGCCACTTCAGGGGATACAGGAGCTTCAGCGATTGAAGGTGTACGAGGTAAAGAAGGCATCCGAATCTGTATCCTTCACCCACACGGGAAGGTCAGCAAGGTTCAAGAATTGCAGATGACCACCGTTGATGACGCGAATGTGCTGAATCTTTCCGTTGAAGGCACTTTCGACGACTGCCAGCGTATTATTAAGGAATTGTTCGCCGACGTCGAGTTCAAGCACCGCTACCATTTGCGCGCGATTAACTCAATCAACATTGCCCGCATTTTGGCACAAACGGTATATTACTTTTATGCTTACTTCCAATTAGCGAAAAATAATCAGGCTGAGAAGGTCAATTTCAGTGTGCCGACTGGTAACTTCGGCGATATCTTTGCTGGTTACTTGGCACAGAAAATGGGTCTTCCCATCCATAAACTCATTCTCGCAACGAACGAAAACAATATTCTTGAACGTTTCGTACAGGACGGTGTTTACCAACCAGGAGCGTTCCGTGGAACACACAGTCCTTCCATGGACATTCAAGTGGCTAGCAACTTCGAGCGCTACTTGTTCTACCTCTATGGCGAAGACGCGCAAGCTGTCTCGGCCATCATGGATCAGTTCAAGGCTGAAGGCCGTGTTGTTATCCCTGCTGATAAGCTGCAAGCCGTGCAAGCTGACTTCGCTGCCTATGGCGTTCAGAATGAAGAGTGCCTCGACACAATCAGCGAGTACTATGAGAAATACGCGTATCTGCTCGATCCGCACACAGCTTGCGGGGTAGCTGCTGCTGACAAACTCGCTGTAGATGGTGAAGTGACGGTTGCCCTTTCGACCGCTCATCCAGCTAAATTCGATGAGTCGATCCGTTTGCGCAGCATTGAGCAGACTTATCCACAGCAAATTCAAGCGCTATTCGATAAGCCGCAGTTCCAGACGGTCGTTGGTGGTACGAACGACGAGATCAAGGATCAACTCGTTAAGTTTTTCTAA
- a CDS encoding ring-cleaving dioxygenase yields MTQQQTAGIHHITAFVQNAQETVDFYAGVLGLRMIKKTINFDAPEVYHLYFGNETGSPGTIITFFPWAHSRKGRIGGGQVGITTYAVPTGSLSFWEERLTQFDIPFEKTQRFAETYLQFEDRDGLKLEIVEREQGALSQWSFGGIPTDKAIKGFGGAVLYSTAPDKTSQLLEQVMGLQKVGQEGAYARFKSFGDLGNIVDINVTPMAYGAGGAGTVHHIAWRAKDDAEHALWRSHVQTNGFQPTPIVDRQYFNAIYFREEGGILFEIATDPPGFARDEQPEALGEKLMLPEWFEESREQIERNLPPIQVRVLEAKKQ; encoded by the coding sequence ATGACACAACAACAAACAGCAGGTATTCACCATATAACGGCTTTCGTACAAAATGCACAGGAAACGGTTGATTTTTATGCAGGGGTTCTAGGGCTTCGGATGATCAAAAAAACGATTAACTTCGACGCACCTGAAGTGTACCATCTGTACTTTGGTAATGAAACGGGAAGTCCGGGGACTATCATCACCTTCTTCCCATGGGCGCACTCTCGCAAAGGACGTATCGGCGGCGGTCAAGTCGGTATCACGACGTATGCTGTACCTACAGGTAGTCTATCTTTCTGGGAAGAGCGTCTAACGCAATTTGACATTCCTTTTGAAAAAACACAAAGATTCGCAGAGACATACCTTCAATTCGAGGATCGGGATGGTCTGAAACTTGAAATCGTAGAGCGCGAGCAAGGAGCGCTTAGTCAATGGTCATTCGGCGGCATTCCAACGGATAAAGCGATCAAAGGCTTCGGCGGTGCTGTTCTCTACAGCACGGCACCTGACAAAACTTCTCAGCTGCTAGAGCAGGTGATGGGGCTTCAGAAAGTAGGGCAAGAGGGAGCTTATGCTCGTTTTAAATCCTTCGGAGATTTAGGGAACATCGTTGATATTAATGTAACCCCGATGGCCTATGGAGCTGGAGGAGCAGGTACCGTCCATCATATTGCATGGCGCGCCAAAGATGATGCTGAGCATGCCCTCTGGAGAAGCCATGTACAGACAAATGGGTTCCAACCTACGCCGATCGTTGATCGTCAATATTTTAACGCGATCTACTTCCGTGAAGAAGGCGGCATACTCTTTGAGATTGCAACGGATCCTCCGGGCTTTGCACGTGATGAACAGCCTGAGGCGCTAGGTGAGAAACTGATGCTGCCGGAATGGTTCGAGGAGAGCCGTGAACAAATCGAGCGTAATCTTCCGCCGATTCAAGTACGTGTATTGGAGGCGAAAAAACAATGA
- a CDS encoding DoxX family protein, producing MSIALGLLIIRLVVGLSFMAHGAQKLFGWFGGYGPKGTGGWMESIGIKPGVAMAVMAGLMEFVGGALFAAGLGTVFASLLIVMTMVVAIVKVHAKNGYWATAGGYEYNLLLIAIAVGVALMGAGAYSVDALFN from the coding sequence ATGAGTATCGCATTGGGATTATTAATCATTCGTTTGGTTGTTGGATTAAGCTTTATGGCGCATGGGGCACAGAAGTTGTTTGGTTGGTTCGGAGGCTATGGTCCGAAAGGAACGGGCGGCTGGATGGAATCCATCGGCATTAAACCTGGTGTTGCTATGGCGGTTATGGCAGGACTTATGGAGTTCGTAGGCGGTGCGTTGTTCGCCGCTGGCTTAGGTACAGTCTTTGCTTCATTGCTCATTGTCATGACCATGGTCGTTGCGATTGTCAAAGTACACGCTAAGAACGGCTACTGGGCTACGGCGGGCGGTTATGAATACAATTTGCTGCTCATTGCAATTGCAGTAGGTGTGGCATTAATGGGTGCAGGAGCTTACTCCGTCGACGCTTTATTCAATTAA
- a CDS encoding ABC transporter ATP-binding protein: protein MLSFVMKLRWFFKERWKYYVLAISLMICVNLLATIPPKMIGNTIDQIGSGSLTASSLSQTVLLLVSLSLLLYVITYVWITTLFGNSALVEKVLRGRLLAHLTKMTPAFFQRNSTGQLMALATNDVLAIGQTAGYGVMTLVHTLVGASVVIITMISLISFKLMIAALIPLPFLAFVISKLGQKVRVRFLAAQASFGQMNDHALESISGIRVIRSYVQEDHDLVAFDKVTSEVMNKNRRVSMLNALFQPLTSLIVGLSYSIGIGYGSYMVFHNEITLGQLISFNIYLGMLIWPMISFGEFINVLQRGSASADRLDTALMQKADIVDADAPISVSVPERIEMKELTFTYPTANHPSLVNVSFQLERGQTLGIVGRTGSGKSTLLKQLLRQFPIEPGKLLFAGVPIERIALDQVKRWVAYVPQEHLLLSKSIRDNVALGKHNASPEEIARAVEMASFTQDIEQMPEGLATIVGENGVMLSGGQKQRLAIARALLIDSEILLLDDSLSAVDARTESRILQHIRKERAGRTTLISTHRLSAVSHANWILVLDEGRIVEEGTHEELMLFGGWYREQWERQQMEASLEE, encoded by the coding sequence ATCTTGTCTTTTGTAATGAAATTGCGGTGGTTTTTCAAAGAAAGATGGAAATACTACGTGCTTGCTATCAGCTTGATGATCTGTGTGAATTTATTGGCGACAATTCCGCCTAAAATGATAGGGAATACAATCGATCAGATTGGCAGCGGCAGTTTAACGGCATCTAGCCTAAGTCAGACGGTCCTTCTGCTTGTAAGCTTGTCTCTCCTACTATATGTAATTACTTATGTTTGGATCACGACCCTATTCGGCAATTCGGCACTCGTTGAGAAAGTGCTCAGAGGGCGTTTGCTGGCTCATCTGACGAAAATGACACCGGCTTTCTTCCAACGAAACAGCACGGGTCAGTTAATGGCATTAGCCACTAATGACGTGCTCGCTATTGGCCAGACTGCTGGTTACGGCGTTATGACACTCGTTCACACGTTGGTTGGGGCATCCGTCGTTATTATTACGATGATCTCCCTCATTAGCTTCAAATTAATGATTGCGGCGCTGATTCCTCTGCCTTTTCTAGCCTTCGTGATTAGTAAGCTGGGTCAAAAAGTGAGAGTTCGGTTCCTTGCTGCACAGGCCTCTTTTGGCCAAATGAATGATCATGCACTTGAGTCCATCTCCGGTATTCGTGTGATTCGTTCTTATGTTCAGGAAGATCATGACCTAGTCGCCTTCGATAAAGTTACGTCGGAAGTGATGAATAAGAATAGACGCGTATCCATGTTGAATGCGCTTTTTCAGCCACTTACATCGTTAATTGTGGGTCTAAGTTATTCGATAGGCATTGGATATGGCTCCTATATGGTCTTTCATAATGAGATCACGCTGGGTCAGCTGATTTCATTTAATATTTACCTAGGTATGCTGATCTGGCCGATGATTTCTTTCGGCGAGTTTATTAATGTTCTGCAGCGCGGTAGTGCCTCGGCTGACCGTCTGGATACAGCGCTGATGCAAAAAGCGGATATTGTGGATGCCGATGCACCGATTTCGGTGAGTGTGCCGGAGCGTATCGAGATGAAGGAGTTAACCTTTACCTATCCGACAGCAAACCATCCAAGTCTCGTTAACGTTTCTTTTCAACTAGAAAGAGGGCAGACGCTAGGGATTGTAGGTCGGACGGGTAGCGGCAAAAGCACGCTGCTGAAGCAGCTGCTGCGGCAATTCCCGATTGAACCAGGTAAGCTGCTGTTCGCGGGTGTGCCGATTGAGAGAATCGCCTTGGATCAAGTGAAGCGTTGGGTGGCCTACGTTCCGCAGGAGCACCTGCTGCTGTCAAAATCTATTCGCGACAATGTCGCGCTGGGTAAGCACAACGCTTCGCCGGAAGAGATTGCACGGGCTGTTGAGATGGCCTCTTTTACCCAGGATATCGAGCAAATGCCAGAAGGCTTAGCGACAATTGTCGGCGAAAATGGCGTCATGCTGTCCGGTGGACAGAAGCAGCGTTTGGCAATTGCTAGAGCGCTTCTGATCGACTCGGAAATCCTGCTGCTGGATGACTCGTTATCCGCTGTCGATGCGCGTACGGAAAGCCGCATCCTCCAGCATATCCGTAAGGAACGTGCGGGCAGAACGACATTGATCAGCACGCACCGACTCTCGGCTGTGAGCCATGCGAATTGGATCCTCGTCCTAGATGAGGGGCGAATCGTCGAAGAAGGTACCCACGAAGAGCTGATGTTGTTCGGCGGCTGGTACCGAGAGCAGTGGGAGCGTCAACAAATGGAAGCGAGTTTGGAAGAATGA
- a CDS encoding alpha/beta hydrolase — MKHIFQKGTDVTAPVLVLFHGTGGTERDLLPLAQAISPTSSVLSVRGNVLENGMPRFFRRLAEGIFDEEDLIFRTKELYDFLDQAAVEHGFDRQNLVAIGYSNGANIAGSLLFHYPNALRGAILHHPMVPRRGIQLPDLSGIPVFIGAGQNDPICSPQETEELQKLLSEAGSTVAVHWEQAGHQLTRSEVEAAGTWFKTNLS, encoded by the coding sequence ATGAAGCATATCTTTCAAAAGGGAACGGATGTAACGGCACCTGTACTCGTGCTCTTTCATGGTACGGGAGGCACTGAACGTGATCTTCTGCCTCTAGCTCAAGCGATTTCACCGACATCGTCAGTGCTAAGCGTTAGAGGTAATGTGCTTGAGAATGGCATGCCGCGGTTTTTTCGCCGGCTGGCTGAGGGAATCTTTGATGAGGAGGACCTCATCTTCCGTACCAAGGAATTGTACGATTTCCTCGATCAAGCTGCCGTGGAACACGGCTTTGATCGTCAGAATCTCGTAGCCATCGGCTACTCGAACGGTGCAAACATCGCCGGAAGTCTTTTATTTCACTATCCAAATGCACTGCGAGGAGCCATTCTCCATCATCCGATGGTGCCGCGGCGAGGCATTCAACTGCCGGATCTCTCGGGTATTCCCGTCTTTATTGGAGCGGGTCAGAACGATCCGATCTGCTCCCCGCAGGAGACAGAGGAATTACAGAAGCTGTTAAGTGAAGCGGGATCAACTGTTGCCGTTCACTGGGAACAAGCAGGGCATCAGTTGACGCGTTCAGAGGTAGAAGCGGCAGGGACGTGGTTTAAGACGAATTTATCATGA
- a CDS encoding MarR family winged helix-turn-helix transcriptional regulator produces MSEQRNDSLDLYIALSRASEWVNAHGDRDIRNYGLNRTEFGVLELLYHRGAQPIQQIGGKVLMSSGNITYVVDKLEKKEFVKRKTSSEDRRLVFAEITEKGKQFIEEVFPKHTEVIEKAVAGLTSEEKKIASQLLKKLGKFAQDGFK; encoded by the coding sequence ATGAGTGAACAGAGAAATGATTCATTAGATCTCTATATTGCACTCTCCAGAGCAAGTGAATGGGTCAACGCCCATGGGGACCGCGATATTCGGAATTATGGATTGAATCGAACCGAATTCGGTGTTCTAGAGCTGCTTTATCATAGAGGTGCGCAGCCGATTCAACAGATTGGCGGCAAGGTGCTTATGAGCAGCGGGAATATCACCTATGTTGTAGATAAGCTGGAGAAGAAAGAGTTCGTAAAGCGAAAAACATCATCCGAAGACCGTAGACTCGTTTTTGCAGAAATTACAGAAAAAGGGAAGCAATTTATTGAAGAGGTATTTCCCAAGCATACCGAGGTTATAGAGAAAGCGGTAGCTGGACTTACGTCAGAAGAGAAGAAGATAGCTAGTCAATTGTTGAAGAAGCTCGGTAAGTTTGCTCAGGATGGTTTCAAGTAG
- a CDS encoding ABC transporter ATP-binding protein: MQKPSTARRLISYALVYKFRIIGALLILCCAVGAELGGPYITKTIIDQHLSTDTRSMAPVLKLLGLYMGLLLIASVCNFLQAYLLQSTALQIIKNMRMDLMQHIQRISLRYFDNTPIGQVVSRIANDTEAVRDLFMSFMATFVVSMMQLTGIFIALFILDWHLALFCLVLPPIFALIMVVHLKYSKIFITIMRARLSDMNAMINESIVVMPIIQAFRREKVTLEEFEVLNKDRYVNQLKQFRIFSLSSRNIVGTIGSLVTAMVIWYFGRESLTAVISFGVFYAFIDYLGRIFQPIIGIFDQLTNAQRAFVSADKVFTILDMEGQEVEKTDKVSRPEGVVKFENVTFAYKAGENVLKHISFEARKGETVALVGHTGSGKSSIMNLLLGFYEPDEGSITIDGRDIRGMSKQALRKHMGIVLQDPFLFAGDIKFNVSLYNKEISLERVKNALSDVGAASFIEQLPNGYDEQVVERGSTLSSGQRQLISFARALAFDPSILILDEATASIDSETEGLIQRALKVVSEGRTTLVIAHRLSTIRDADQILVLHRGEIAERGNHETLMALGGRYAKMYQLQKGESAVVG, translated from the coding sequence ATGCAGAAACCGTCCACGGCGAGAAGGCTGATTTCGTATGCGCTCGTCTATAAGTTCAGGATTATCGGCGCGCTGCTCATTCTTTGCTGCGCAGTAGGCGCCGAGCTGGGCGGACCTTATATAACCAAAACCATTATCGATCAGCATTTGTCTACAGACACTCGTTCGATGGCACCTGTACTTAAGCTGTTAGGCTTATATATGGGACTGCTCCTTATAGCAAGCGTTTGTAATTTCTTGCAAGCCTATTTGCTCCAATCTACGGCTTTGCAAATTATCAAAAACATGCGCATGGACTTAATGCAGCACATTCAGCGCATTTCGCTGCGCTATTTCGATAACACGCCGATCGGGCAGGTTGTATCTCGAATTGCGAACGATACCGAGGCGGTCCGCGACTTATTCATGAGCTTCATGGCGACGTTTGTCGTAAGCATGATGCAGCTAACGGGCATCTTCATAGCTTTATTCATTCTAGATTGGCATCTCGCTCTGTTTTGCTTGGTGCTGCCGCCTATCTTTGCTTTAATTATGGTCGTTCACTTAAAATATTCGAAAATCTTCATCACCATTATGCGTGCACGGCTGAGTGATATGAACGCGATGATTAATGAATCGATCGTAGTAATGCCAATTATTCAAGCTTTTCGCCGGGAGAAAGTGACGCTTGAGGAATTCGAAGTACTGAACAAGGATCGCTATGTGAATCAACTTAAGCAGTTCCGCATTTTTTCCTTATCCTCTCGTAATATTGTGGGGACCATCGGTAGTTTAGTGACGGCTATGGTCATTTGGTATTTTGGCCGGGAATCGTTGACAGCTGTGATTTCTTTCGGGGTGTTTTATGCTTTCATCGATTATTTGGGGCGGATCTTTCAACCGATTATCGGGATTTTCGATCAATTGACGAATGCGCAAAGAGCCTTTGTTTCCGCGGATAAGGTGTTCACTATCCTAGACATGGAAGGTCAAGAGGTAGAGAAGACCGATAAGGTCAGCCGCCCGGAAGGCGTCGTGAAGTTCGAGAACGTAACCTTTGCCTATAAAGCAGGGGAAAACGTGCTGAAGCATATTTCGTTCGAAGCTCGCAAAGGGGAAACCGTAGCCTTGGTCGGACATACAGGCTCAGGCAAAAGCTCCATCATGAACCTGCTGCTAGGTTTCTATGAACCGGATGAAGGCAGCATTACGATTGATGGACGCGACATCCGGGGGATGTCCAAGCAAGCGCTGCGCAAGCATATGGGCATTGTTTTGCAGGATCCGTTCTTGTTTGCCGGAGATATCAAATTCAATGTGAGCCTCTATAATAAGGAGATTTCGCTTGAGCGCGTGAAAAATGCGCTAAGTGATGTAGGCGCGGCCTCCTTCATCGAGCAGCTGCCTAACGGCTATGATGAGCAGGTTGTGGAGAGGGGAAGCACCCTCTCTTCCGGCCAAAGACAGCTCATTTCATTCGCGCGTGCGTTGGCCTTCGACCCGTCGATTCTCATCTTGGATGAAGCGACAGCCAGCATCGACAGTGAGACGGAGGGGCTGATCCAGCGAGCGTTGAAAGTGGTAAGCGAAGGTCGCACGACTTTGGTCATCGCGCATAGGCTGTCGACGATTCGCGACGCTGATCAAATTCTCGTGCTGCACCGCGGCGAGATTGCCGAGCGTGGCAACCATGAGACGCTGATGGCGCTGGGTGGCCGATATGCGAAGATGTATCAGCTGCAGAAGGGCGAGTCAGCTGTTGTAGGCTGA
- a CDS encoding flavin reductase family protein yields MISIDPSSQSERENYKLLIGSIIPRPIAFVTSLSSEGVLNAAPYSYFTIVTANPPMVAISVQRKQGVRKDTSRNAVDTGAFVVHISDESYIDQINQTAAPLAPDESEVSLAGLTPVASVKIAVPGIAEASIRMECVLEQVITLGGTEDAPAADLLIGRVVQFHIADSLYENGHIDPNGLKPVSRLAGSSYAKLGEQFAMDRPV; encoded by the coding sequence GTGATATCTATTGATCCATCGAGTCAAAGTGAGCGGGAAAACTATAAGCTATTGATAGGCAGCATAATTCCAAGGCCGATCGCATTTGTTACATCCCTATCCTCGGAGGGTGTGCTCAATGCTGCACCGTATAGTTATTTTACAATTGTGACGGCAAATCCTCCAATGGTTGCTATCTCGGTGCAAAGGAAGCAGGGTGTTCGCAAGGACACTTCGCGAAACGCCGTCGATACTGGGGCTTTCGTCGTTCATATCTCTGACGAATCGTACATCGACCAGATTAACCAAACCGCTGCTCCGTTAGCGCCCGACGAAAGTGAAGTTTCTTTAGCCGGACTTACACCCGTGGCTAGTGTCAAGATTGCCGTACCGGGCATCGCCGAAGCGAGCATACGTATGGAATGTGTCTTGGAGCAAGTCATCACACTTGGCGGAACCGAGGATGCTCCTGCAGCCGATTTACTAATCGGAAGAGTCGTACAGTTTCATATCGCTGATTCTTTATATGAGAACGGTCATATTGACCCGAATGGACTTAAGCCAGTTAGTCGCCTGGCCGGCAGCTCATATGCGAAATTGGGCGAACAATTTGCGATGGATCGGCCCGTTTGA
- a CDS encoding LLM class flavin-dependent oxidoreductase translates to MIPISVLDLAPVIAGGTPRDSFHRSVDLARHVEKWGYHRYWLAEHHNMPGIASSATSLVIGYIAMATEKIRVGSGGIMLPNHAPLVIAEQFGTLESLFPGRIDLGLGRAPGSDQAAARALRRGLGSDGQDFPEQLSELRGYLNPALGTGVPGVRAVPGEGLDIPIWLLGSSDFSAQLAGQLGLPFAFASHFAPDYLLAALDLYRRQFRPSGALEKPYAMVGVNIIAAETDEEAQHLATSQHQQFLNIVRGRPGMLSPPVASMEPLWSPQEKAYVHKALSFSIVGSKDTVREKLAKLQQQTAADEWIIAGQIYDHTARLRSYEIVAEVVKEI, encoded by the coding sequence ATGATACCTATATCCGTTTTAGACTTGGCTCCCGTTATTGCTGGCGGAACGCCAAGAGATTCATTTCACCGTTCCGTAGATCTAGCCCGACACGTTGAAAAGTGGGGCTACCATAGATATTGGCTCGCCGAACATCATAACATGCCGGGCATTGCCAGCTCCGCCACATCACTCGTCATCGGATATATCGCTATGGCTACGGAGAAGATCCGCGTAGGCTCCGGCGGCATCATGCTGCCTAACCACGCACCGCTCGTCATCGCCGAGCAGTTTGGAACGTTGGAATCGTTGTTTCCGGGGCGCATCGATCTTGGTTTAGGACGTGCGCCTGGCTCCGATCAGGCTGCGGCAAGAGCACTACGCCGCGGCTTAGGCAGCGACGGTCAAGACTTCCCGGAGCAGCTGAGTGAGCTCCGAGGCTATCTCAACCCGGCGCTGGGTACAGGTGTACCAGGAGTGCGCGCCGTGCCGGGCGAAGGGCTAGACATCCCGATCTGGCTGCTCGGATCGAGTGACTTCAGCGCCCAGCTGGCCGGTCAGTTGGGGCTTCCTTTCGCTTTCGCCAGCCATTTCGCTCCCGATTATTTGCTGGCGGCTCTTGATCTATACCGCCGCCAGTTCCGCCCTTCTGGCGCGCTTGAAAAGCCGTACGCGATGGTCGGCGTTAACATTATTGCAGCCGAAACCGATGAGGAAGCCCAGCATTTGGCGACGTCGCAGCACCAGCAATTTCTAAACATCGTGCGCGGCCGTCCTGGCATGCTGAGTCCACCCGTCGCCAGCATGGAGCCCTTATGGAGTCCTCAAGAGAAAGCTTACGTTCACAAGGCTTTAAGCTTCTCCATCGTAGGCAGTAAAGACACCGTCCGCGAGAAGCTTGCTAAGCTTCAGCAGCAAACGGCAGCCGATGAGTGGATCATCGCAGGCCAGATTTATGATCACACAGCTCGCTTGAGGTCTTATGAAATTGTGGCCGAGGTTGTCAAAGAGATCTAG